In Brachypodium distachyon strain Bd21 chromosome 2, Brachypodium_distachyon_v3.0, whole genome shotgun sequence, one genomic interval encodes:
- the LOC104582857 gene encoding uncharacterized protein LOC104582857 gives MRTQALVLAYLLAAALLHSLPRQSAAASPVSTAGKLVVGGTELRLPMIEKFSRSMTANQSTVQQLFLQTSSDDGIGHCRHPNWFSLLLEMTSPFARDHPFVDQEIGLDHLLVLTAAFVVYLFR, from the exons ATGAGGACACAAGCTCTGGTGCTCGCCTacttgctggccgccgcgctGCTGCACTCGCTGCCGCGCCAAAGCGCCGCGGCCTCTCCCGTGTCGACCGCCGGCAAGCTCGTCGTGGGTG GGACAGAGTTACGCCTCCCCATGATAGAGAAATTCAGTCGTTCCATGACGGCGAATCAGTCGACAGTGCAGCAACTTTTTCTTCAGACGTCGAGCGATGATGGAATTGGGCACTGCCGCCACCCGAACTGGTTCTCCTTGCTCCTGGAAATGACTTCACCATTTGCCCGAGACCATCCGTTCGTCGACCAAGAGATAGGGCTCGATCACTTGCTCGTGCTCACGGCGGCATTCGTCGTATACCTTTTCCGCTGA